In the Campylobacter sputorum subsp. sputorum genome, TTTTGATTTGGCAAAAGATGTAATGCACTCAAAAGAGATAGGAAAAAACATTATAATCATAAGCAATAGCGATAAAAATGATTTAAAAACAGAATTAGAAAAAAATGATTTTAAAGTTATAACTTTAAAGCACGATGAAATAAAATTTCTTTATGGACAAATTGGAGAAATTTATGTAAATATAATCACAAATAACGATGAATACGAGATAAACTGCGATATCTTGCTTATAGAAAATGCAAAAGAATATATGCTAAAACAAAGCGGTTGTTATGAAATATCAACATTAAAAAACTCTGAAATTTTAAATCTTGTAAAATCGCTTTCGCCACTAACAAATTATAGAAACTTTATAACTTATGATGAAAAAATATGCCAATATCACGAAAGAAGACATGAGATATGCGGCAAATGTGCCGATATTTGTCCAACAGTAGCGATACTAAAAGATGATGAAAAAAAACAACTTATGTTTTCACATATTGATTGTATAGGCTGTGGTAAATGTGTAGGAATTTGTCCGACTTCTGCAATTGATTTTAGCATTATGCCACGAAATTCTTTTAATGAAATTACAAATTTATATAAAGATAAAATCATACTTGTAGTAAATAAAAATACAAATTTTGATATCAAAATAGATCTTAAGCCAAATGTTTTGCCGTTTTATGTTGATAATATAGAATTTTTAGATCATGTGCATTTTATGACTATGCTTACTCAAAGTGGCTGTAGTATTGTATTATACAATGATAAATTTAGTGAAATAACTATGGATAATATAAATTTAATAAATCAAATTTATGAGATTAAATTTAAAACAAAAGGTATATACATAGCACAAAATGAAAATGAGTTAAAAAATGCTCTAAATAGTGCAAATTTGGTGCCAAATAGTTACTTTTCATATCCATTTTTAGAAGGCAACAAAAGAGCAGATTTTTCAAAACGATTGGAGTTTTTAATCGCAGGAGATGATCTTGGCGTTGTAAAAACCACACAAAAGTTAAGATACGCAAAAATTAGAATAAACGAAGAAACTTGCACTCTTTGTTTAAGTTGCGTTGGTGCTTGTAATGTAGATGCATTGGTTGCTGATACAAAAGATAACTCTATTAAATTTAACCCCTCACTTTGCACAGCTTGTGGATATTGTACAATGAGTTGTGCAGAAAAAGATACTATTTTTATAGATAGAGGAGAGATTGAGCTAAATCCAAGTTTTTATAGCTACACTACACTTGCAAAAGATGAACTCTTTAAATGCATCGAGTGTGGAAAAGAATTTGCAACCACAAAAGCAGTTCAAAAAGTGGCGAATATGATGGCTCCGATGTTTAAAGGCGATGAGTTTAAGACTAAAATGCTGTATTGCTGTCCTGATTGCAAGGCAAAACTTACAATAATGAAACAATTTGAAGAAAGTAGGAAAATATGAAAGATATTTTAAAAGCTAGATCGTATTACTATGAGTTTGCTTCATCGACGCTGTTTTTTAGCGAAAAAGAGAGTTTGTTTAAAAATATGCAAGAAAAAATAAAAGAACTTTCTAAATTTCCAATCACAGATGAAAATAAAACCGATTTTGAAGTGATGGCTAAATTTGATTTTTCTAAATTTAAAGATGAACAAAATGCAATGTTTTTTAGTCTATCTTACTCGAATGTACCAACCACAGCTAGTTTTTACGATGAAGGTAGAGACAATGGAAAAGCTAGACTTGATGTTATAAATATTATCAAAAAAAGTTCTTATAGAAGAGATGAAAAAAAATGCGAAGAAGGCGAGGATTTTATAGGCTTTATCTTTGGCCTGATGGCTACATTTTTAAAAGATGAAGCAAACGAAAATAAACAAGAATTAAGCAGTGAACTTTTTAAAACTTCTATAAATAACTTTATAGATGAGTTTTTAGATATGTTAGAAAAATCAAAATACGCAGTTTTTTTCAAAGCTTATGTAAGTGTGATGAGAAATTTTATATCCTTAGAAAGATCTCTTTTAGAAGTGCAAGAACCACCAAAAAAAGTATCACAAGCAGAAATTTCATTAAAAAAACAGTCTTATATGGCTGAAATTATAAACAATGAGGATTGATGAATTTTCTACATTTTTATAAACTTTAAAAATAAATTTATATACACATAATTTATATAACTTTCTACCATATATAAATTTGGCTACAAATAAATATAAATCATTTTAAATAAATATTTTGCTAATTTTAAGTTTTATTGAGTTACAATATGCTACTTTTTTACATTAATGATTATAGATATCAATTTTATTATATAACTATAAAAAGGATGGGTTATGGGACTTGATTATTGTAAAAGTGGTGGTTTGTATAAAATAAAAAATGTTAATGCCGATGGGAAACTTTTTTATAAACTACTTGATATGGGCTTTATAAATGGCGCTAGCGTAGAAGTTATTAGAGAAGCCCCGCTTTATGATCCAATGGAACTTAAAATTCATAACTACCTAATTACTCTTAGAAAAAGCGAAGCAAGATTAATTGAGGTTGAAAAAGTATGAGTGAAATTCAAAGCTCTTTAGATGAAGTAAAAAAATCTAATAAAAAAAATGTGAAAATTGCATTAGCTGGGCAACCAAACTGCGGAAAATCAACAATTTTTAGTATGCTTAGCGGTATTCGCCAACACATTGCAAACTATCCGGGTGTTACCGTGGATAAAAAATCAGGATTTTTTTCATATAAAGACCTTGAAATAGAGATGGTGGATCTGCCCGGGACTTATTCTTTTAGTTCTTATTCGCTTGAAGAAAGAGTGGCAAAAGAATTTATCTTAAAAGAAGATCCGGATATTATTTTAAATGTTGTTGATGCTTCAAATTTAAAAAGAAATTTATATCTAACTTTTCAGCTTTTAGAGATAGGCAAACCTGTTATTGTTATTTTAAATATGATAGATGTTGCTCAAAGAAGAGGCATTGAAATAAATGCTACAAAAATTTCAGATATGCTAAAATGCCCTGTTGTTGTTGCAAGTGGTTTTAAAAAAATCGGAAAAAACGAAATTTTAAAAGCTATTGATGAAGTTTATAATAAATTTTATAGCTACGAAGAATTTATGATAAATTATGAAGAATTAGAGCCTTTTATTGCAAAATTAGAAGGTGTAATTGATAATGATTATAATATAAAAAATAGATGGTTAGCTATAAAAGCACTTGAAAATGATAGCGTTGTTTATGATTTATTAAAAGATAAAAATGAAAGCTTTGAAAAGTTAGCAAAAAAAGAAATAGGGCTTTTTAAAAAGACATTTAATAAAAATACAG is a window encoding:
- a CDS encoding FeoA family protein; translated protein: MGLDYCKSGGLYKIKNVNADGKLFYKLLDMGFINGASVEVIREAPLYDPMELKIHNYLITLRKSEARLIEVEKV
- a CDS encoding TorD/DmsD family molecular chaperone, translated to MKDILKARSYYYEFASSTLFFSEKESLFKNMQEKIKELSKFPITDENKTDFEVMAKFDFSKFKDEQNAMFFSLSYSNVPTTASFYDEGRDNGKARLDVINIIKKSSYRRDEKKCEEGEDFIGFIFGLMATFLKDEANENKQELSSELFKTSINNFIDEFLDMLEKSKYAVFFKAYVSVMRNFISLERSLLEVQEPPKKVSQAEISLKKQSYMAEIINNED
- a CDS encoding 4Fe-4S binding protein, which codes for MIEFGYYNENSEKPVLKDNIKFIMDENEEIFISNKQLKNTKIVAKEIDFYLNNSLENTLNKAENVNLLYEARATCFDLAKDVMHSKEIGKNIIIISNSDKNDLKTELEKNDFKVITLKHDEIKFLYGQIGEIYVNIITNNDEYEINCDILLIENAKEYMLKQSGCYEISTLKNSEILNLVKSLSPLTNYRNFITYDEKICQYHERRHEICGKCADICPTVAILKDDEKKQLMFSHIDCIGCGKCVGICPTSAIDFSIMPRNSFNEITNLYKDKIILVVNKNTNFDIKIDLKPNVLPFYVDNIEFLDHVHFMTMLTQSGCSIVLYNDKFSEITMDNINLINQIYEIKFKTKGIYIAQNENELKNALNSANLVPNSYFSYPFLEGNKRADFSKRLEFLIAGDDLGVVKTTQKLRYAKIRINEETCTLCLSCVGACNVDALVADTKDNSIKFNPSLCTACGYCTMSCAEKDTIFIDRGEIELNPSFYSYTTLAKDELFKCIECGKEFATTKAVQKVANMMAPMFKGDEFKTKMLYCCPDCKAKLTIMKQFEESRKI